The Williamsia sp. DF01-3 genome has a window encoding:
- a CDS encoding inorganic phosphate transporter has product MSAEMLILVLLVITALGLDFTNGFHDTGNAMATSIATGALKPKTAVSIAAILNLVGAFLSVEVAATITKDVLKIQQTSGEDKGDLIAGLNAETAIIIIFAGLIGGILWNLFTWLFGLPSSSSHALFGGLIGSGMAAIGTSGVNWDGITSKILIPALMAPIIACVVAAVGTWVIYALTKKVAENKKAQGFRAGQIASASLVSLAHGTGDAQKTMGVIAMALIASGHLDASSVEHGLPFWIVFSCAAAIAIGTYLGGWRIIRTLGKGLVEIESPQGMAAEASSAAIILTSSAAGMALSTTQVATGSILGSGVGKKGATVRWSVAGRMAVAWIVTLPSAGLVGALSYYVADIIGGAAGAVVIFLVLVALAGYMYWRAQQQKVDANNVNDEWDEKTGSIVPPETAAARAETEKV; this is encoded by the coding sequence ATGAGCGCAGAAATGTTGATTCTTGTGCTGCTGGTCATCACAGCACTGGGACTCGACTTCACAAATGGCTTCCACGACACCGGAAATGCAATGGCGACGTCGATCGCCACCGGCGCGCTGAAGCCCAAAACCGCGGTGAGCATCGCCGCGATACTGAACTTGGTCGGCGCGTTCCTCTCGGTGGAGGTCGCCGCGACCATCACCAAGGACGTGCTCAAGATCCAGCAGACGAGCGGTGAGGACAAGGGCGATCTCATCGCCGGTCTGAATGCCGAGACTGCGATAATCATCATCTTCGCCGGCCTCATCGGCGGCATCCTCTGGAACCTCTTCACCTGGCTGTTCGGTCTGCCTTCCAGCTCATCGCACGCCCTGTTCGGCGGACTGATCGGCTCGGGCATGGCAGCGATCGGCACCTCCGGCGTCAACTGGGACGGCATCACGTCGAAGATCCTGATCCCCGCTCTGATGGCCCCGATCATCGCCTGCGTGGTGGCTGCCGTTGGCACCTGGGTGATCTACGCACTCACCAAGAAGGTTGCGGAAAACAAGAAGGCACAAGGCTTTCGGGCCGGCCAGATCGCCTCGGCCTCCTTGGTCTCTCTCGCCCACGGCACCGGAGATGCCCAGAAGACGATGGGCGTCATCGCGATGGCGTTGATCGCCAGCGGCCACCTCGACGCATCGAGCGTGGAGCACGGCCTCCCGTTCTGGATCGTCTTCAGCTGTGCAGCGGCCATCGCCATCGGCACCTACCTGGGTGGCTGGCGCATCATCCGCACCCTGGGCAAGGGCCTGGTCGAGATCGAGTCGCCCCAGGGCATGGCCGCTGAAGCCTCTTCTGCGGCAATCATTCTCACCTCCAGCGCCGCAGGTATGGCGTTGTCGACCACCCAGGTCGCCACCGGATCGATCCTCGGTTCGGGCGTCGGCAAGAAGGGCGCCACAGTCCGCTGGTCGGTGGCCGGCCGGATGGCAGTGGCCTGGATCGTCACCCTGCCGTCGGCGGGTCTTGTGGGCGCCTTGAGCTACTACGTGGCCGACATCATCGGCGGCGCAGCCGGAGCAGTGGTCATCTTCCTCGTCCTGGTCGCACTCGCCGGGTACATGTACTGGCGTGCACAGCAACAGAAAGTGGACGCCAACAACGTCAACGACGAGTGGGACGAGAAGACCGGCAGCATCGTCCCGCCCGAGACTGCCGCCGCCCGCGCTGAAACCGAGAAGGTGTGA
- a CDS encoding alpha/beta hydrolase family protein, with amino-acid sequence MLTAAPASAEMIPTPGISSPGGSTLKAVNKVGPKRLDLVVYSASMNRDIPLSVILPKDQSAPRPTLYLLNGAGGGEDAATWLARTDVVDFFANKNANVVIPNAGAFSYYTDWQQDDPELGRNKWSTFLGKELPPIIDTALNTSGRNAIAGISSSGTSVLNLAIEHPELYQAVGSYSGCATTASRLGQLYIRITVEARGGGDPVNMWGPYDGPGWRANDPILNAEGLRGHSLYISNATGIPGPYESLAYVNDPTKLADQVVIGGGIEAATGICTALLADRLNTLRIPATFDVPPVGTHSWGYWQDQLHRSWPQLGGAIGA; translated from the coding sequence ATGCTGACTGCGGCCCCCGCCTCTGCCGAGATGATCCCGACGCCGGGAATCTCATCCCCGGGCGGCTCGACCCTCAAAGCGGTGAACAAGGTCGGACCGAAGCGGCTTGATCTGGTGGTGTACTCCGCCTCCATGAACCGGGACATCCCGTTGTCCGTGATTCTGCCCAAGGATCAATCGGCGCCGCGGCCCACGTTGTACCTGCTGAACGGTGCCGGTGGCGGCGAGGATGCCGCTACGTGGCTCGCCAGGACCGACGTCGTCGATTTCTTCGCCAACAAGAACGCGAACGTGGTCATCCCCAACGCCGGCGCGTTCAGCTACTACACCGACTGGCAGCAAGATGATCCGGAGCTCGGCCGCAACAAGTGGTCGACGTTCCTCGGCAAGGAACTGCCGCCCATCATCGACACGGCGCTGAATACTTCGGGCCGTAACGCGATCGCGGGCATTTCGTCGTCCGGCACTTCGGTGCTGAACCTCGCCATCGAACATCCGGAGCTCTATCAGGCCGTCGGTTCCTACAGCGGCTGTGCCACCACGGCGAGCCGACTGGGCCAGCTGTACATCCGCATCACTGTGGAGGCCCGCGGCGGCGGTGACCCGGTGAACATGTGGGGCCCGTACGACGGCCCAGGGTGGCGTGCCAACGACCCGATCCTCAACGCTGAGGGTCTGCGTGGGCATTCGCTCTACATCTCGAATGCGACGGGTATTCCGGGACCGTACGAAAGCCTGGCATATGTGAACGACCCGACAAAGCTCGCCGATCAGGTGGTCATCGGTGGCGGAATCGAAGCCGCAACCGGGATCTGCACGGCGTTGCTAGCCGACCGCCTCAATACGCTCCGGATTCCCGCGACATTTGATGTTCCGCCGGTGGGCACCCATTCGTGGGGTTACTGGCAGGACCAGCTGCATCGTTCGTGGCCGCAGCTCGGCGGCGCGATCGGCGCCTGA
- a CDS encoding ABC transporter ATP-binding protein produces MNLKWLLARLTHERRKLFTVGVLASINVAALIAGPLILAEIINALFTGAIGMTLPQGLSAAEAEAQLRAEGRGSYADVVAGADAVPGVGIDFSTVGTLLAVLVVVYAIGALGTWTQAAAVNNLTQRAMNRLRADIESHIHRLPVAYFDTAARGQMLTKVTADIDNVSSVFSPLFVKLPGAVLTVVALLVVMPIISWKLTLVVLASIPLIIVAGVLIAKRSRPHFQDQMAATAKLTSQIDESYAQLHTLRVYGAQNRARDEFEATTERLARSSRTAQSYAGSVSPVLQAITAFGYLTVAIVGAIQVVGGSLTVGQVQAFVSFSRMFSQPVNELTSMMAQLQAGLVSLGRIKSLLTEPIEDAPAIEDSAKQAIGRHSAPPAIAFDKVRFGYRRSTEDDTKTIDVIKDLSLEVEAGSTVAVVGPTGAGKTTLTNLLLRLYDPSSGSILVDGEPINTAPRSYVRGQAAMVTQDRWLFTGTIAENIAFGNPSATRADIEKAARESHALQIVEALPEGFDTIIGDGGTTLSEGQMQLLTIARAMIARPRILVLDEATSAVDSRTELLIARALEALTTRTTTIVVAHRLSTIREADSIAVIEDGVVAEQGTHDELLARQGRYSVMYKSQFE; encoded by the coding sequence ATGAATCTGAAGTGGCTGCTGGCCAGGCTGACTCATGAACGCCGCAAACTCTTCACCGTCGGGGTTCTGGCATCGATCAACGTCGCGGCACTGATCGCCGGACCGCTGATCTTGGCCGAAATCATCAACGCTCTCTTCACCGGTGCCATCGGAATGACACTCCCCCAGGGGTTGTCCGCCGCCGAGGCGGAGGCCCAGCTGCGCGCCGAGGGCCGCGGCAGTTACGCAGATGTGGTTGCCGGCGCCGATGCGGTGCCCGGAGTCGGCATCGACTTCAGCACGGTAGGCACGCTCCTCGCCGTGCTGGTCGTCGTGTATGCCATTGGAGCGCTGGGTACGTGGACGCAAGCCGCGGCGGTCAACAACCTCACCCAACGTGCGATGAACCGTTTGCGGGCCGATATCGAGTCGCACATTCACCGTCTTCCTGTTGCCTACTTCGACACCGCGGCGCGGGGCCAGATGCTCACCAAGGTGACCGCCGACATCGACAACGTGTCATCGGTGTTCTCACCACTATTCGTGAAACTTCCCGGTGCCGTGCTGACCGTTGTCGCGCTACTTGTCGTGATGCCGATCATCTCCTGGAAGCTGACTCTTGTTGTGCTCGCTTCCATTCCGCTGATCATTGTCGCGGGAGTGTTGATCGCCAAACGATCACGACCCCATTTCCAAGATCAGATGGCGGCAACCGCGAAACTCACCTCCCAGATCGACGAGAGCTACGCCCAACTCCACACCCTGCGGGTGTACGGGGCGCAGAACCGGGCCCGTGACGAGTTCGAGGCCACCACCGAACGGCTCGCGCGGTCATCACGCACCGCGCAGTCGTACGCGGGCTCGGTTTCGCCCGTCCTGCAGGCGATCACCGCATTCGGATATCTGACAGTCGCTATCGTCGGCGCAATCCAGGTGGTCGGCGGATCGCTGACCGTCGGCCAGGTCCAGGCCTTCGTGTCGTTCTCCAGGATGTTCAGTCAGCCCGTCAACGAACTCACCTCCATGATGGCCCAGCTCCAGGCCGGGCTCGTATCACTCGGCCGCATCAAGTCTTTGCTGACCGAGCCCATCGAAGACGCACCGGCGATCGAGGACTCGGCAAAGCAGGCCATCGGACGTCACAGTGCACCACCGGCCATCGCATTCGACAAGGTGCGATTTGGATATCGCCGGTCCACCGAGGACGACACCAAGACCATCGACGTCATCAAGGACCTCTCGTTGGAGGTCGAGGCGGGATCAACGGTAGCGGTGGTCGGGCCCACGGGCGCCGGTAAGACCACACTCACCAATCTGCTTCTGCGGCTCTACGATCCGTCGTCGGGGTCGATCCTCGTGGACGGCGAGCCGATCAACACCGCACCCCGGTCGTACGTACGTGGCCAGGCGGCGATGGTCACCCAGGATCGCTGGCTGTTCACCGGCACCATCGCGGAGAACATCGCGTTCGGCAACCCCTCTGCCACCCGCGCCGACATCGAAAAAGCAGCTCGCGAGAGTCATGCGCTGCAGATTGTCGAGGCCCTGCCCGAGGGTTTCGACACCATCATCGGCGACGGCGGGACCACACTGAGCGAGGGGCAGATGCAGCTCCTCACCATCGCCCGGGCCATGATCGCCCGGCCCCGCATACTCGTGCTCGACGAGGCGACCAGTGCCGTTGACTCACGCACCGAACTGCTCATCGCCCGAGCGCTCGAGGCACTCACCACTCGCACAACCACCATCGTTGTGGCACATCGACTTTCTACCATCCGCGAGGCCGACAGCATCGCGGTCATCGAAGACGGCGTGGTGGCCGAGCAAGGAACCCACGACGAGCTCTTGGCCCGGCAGGGACGTTACTCGGTGATGTACAAGTCCCAGTTCGAGTGA
- a CDS encoding ABC transporter ATP-binding protein, producing MATNIKRPLRAVLLPHLRPFRWTLLLLFLLQLTAAATTLLLPNLNGRLVDDGIARADMDAIVTIGAIMLALALTNLCASVLATVIGSHISTSAGRSIRNATYSRVQSFSDTDLQRFGIPTLITRSASDINQLQLAVFVVMTVLASAPVLVIGGAVMALSENYKLAPLVVLVAAALTAVVIVIVRKLIPSYEKLQTRIDRVGRVLREQLTGIRVIRSFGREELEMSRFDAANTDLTATARRIGALQAVLLPSIIFIANLGAAAVIGVGAVLVDNQTMEVGDIIAFVGYLTQILIGLSIGAAMIALIPRAQVSARRIKEVLDTEPSVQDPPNDRTPSSRTGSLQLDGVGFRYPGAQHAVLIDIDLVCRPGTVTAVLGGTGDGKSTLLKLIPRFSDVTSGRVLIDGVDVRERRRDVLHEDISYVSQAPSLMSGTLESNLRLGCPEATDEDLRAALTTACAADFVFSHEMGLAQPVRHGGRNFSGGQRQRLALAQAIAAKPRLLLLDDPFSALDAEIESVIKHRLRQSLPEAVILLTAQRVSSARGADSIVILTDGRINARGSHDQLLDSSATYREILDSQAALA from the coding sequence ATGGCCACCAATATCAAGCGACCACTCCGAGCTGTACTGCTGCCGCACCTACGGCCATTCCGCTGGACCCTGCTCCTGCTCTTTCTTCTCCAACTCACGGCGGCTGCCACCACCCTGTTGCTGCCGAACCTGAACGGCCGCCTCGTCGACGACGGAATTGCCCGCGCCGACATGGACGCGATCGTCACCATCGGCGCGATCATGCTCGCGCTCGCCCTCACCAACCTGTGCGCCTCTGTGTTGGCCACCGTGATCGGTTCTCATATCTCGACCAGCGCCGGCCGGTCCATCCGTAACGCCACATACTCCCGAGTGCAGTCGTTCTCCGACACCGACCTGCAGAGGTTCGGCATCCCCACTCTGATCACACGCAGCGCCAGCGACATCAACCAGCTTCAGCTGGCTGTGTTCGTCGTGATGACCGTGCTCGCGTCCGCCCCGGTCCTTGTCATCGGCGGAGCGGTGATGGCCTTGAGCGAGAACTACAAATTGGCGCCTCTGGTGGTTCTGGTCGCCGCCGCACTCACCGCCGTCGTCATTGTCATCGTCCGCAAACTCATTCCCTCGTACGAAAAGCTTCAGACGCGCATCGATCGCGTCGGACGAGTTCTCCGAGAACAACTCACCGGCATTCGTGTCATCCGGTCGTTCGGCCGCGAGGAACTCGAGATGTCGCGCTTCGACGCGGCGAATACAGACCTCACCGCAACGGCGCGGCGTATCGGAGCCCTGCAGGCTGTGCTGCTGCCGAGCATCATCTTCATCGCGAATCTCGGGGCCGCCGCGGTGATCGGCGTCGGGGCCGTTCTCGTCGACAATCAGACGATGGAGGTCGGCGACATCATCGCGTTTGTCGGATACCTGACCCAGATCCTGATCGGACTGTCCATCGGCGCCGCGATGATCGCACTCATCCCACGCGCACAGGTGAGCGCCCGTCGCATCAAGGAAGTGCTCGACACGGAACCGTCGGTGCAGGATCCCCCGAACGACCGGACACCGTCGTCGCGGACGGGTTCGCTGCAGCTCGACGGCGTCGGCTTCCGCTATCCCGGCGCGCAGCACGCGGTACTCATCGACATCGACCTGGTGTGCCGCCCTGGAACAGTCACCGCCGTGCTGGGCGGAACCGGCGACGGCAAGAGCACACTGCTCAAACTGATACCCCGATTCAGTGACGTCACATCGGGGCGGGTGCTGATCGACGGAGTGGACGTGCGGGAGCGGCGACGAGATGTGTTGCACGAGGACATCTCATACGTCTCGCAGGCACCGTCGTTGATGTCGGGGACGCTCGAATCCAATCTGCGGCTCGGATGCCCCGAAGCCACCGACGAAGACCTCCGCGCCGCCCTCACCACGGCGTGCGCAGCCGACTTCGTCTTCTCCCACGAGATGGGACTTGCACAGCCGGTGCGACACGGCGGCAGAAACTTCTCCGGCGGCCAGCGCCAGCGCCTTGCACTGGCACAGGCCATCGCCGCCAAACCACGCCTGCTGCTGCTCGACGACCCGTTCTCGGCGCTCGATGCCGAGATCGAGAGTGTCATCAAACACCGACTACGGCAGTCTCTTCCGGAGGCCGTCATCCTTCTGACTGCCCAGCGGGTGTCGTCGGCTCGCGGAGCAGACAGCATAGTGATCCTGACCGACGGCCGCATCAATGCCCGAGGCTCGCACGACCAACTGTTGGACTCCAGTGCCACATACCGCGAGATCCTCGATTCCCAGGCTGCCCTCGCATGA
- a CDS encoding type IV toxin-antitoxin system AbiEi family antitoxin domain-containing protein → MGEFMEDGDGLIWRRDVIALGYSDDDIKRAIRGGMLSRIWHGAYVRTSRDLSDDALARLRVIAAARSCNHPLVVSHTSAALLHELPLLKPSHARVHLLNGRIGGGRIETRRHLHAGKAAPGEVIEVDGIALTSLERTAVDTALAGSFDQALVTFDSALRAGADRDVMSAMVESCGPKRGVGPVRTALAAADQLAETVGESWSRAQMLASRDIPRPRLQREFYTPTGVSWPEWISSGMVAWSASSTVW, encoded by the coding sequence ATGGGGGAATTCATGGAAGACGGCGACGGTTTGATCTGGCGCCGCGACGTCATCGCATTGGGGTATTCCGACGACGACATCAAGCGCGCCATTCGCGGCGGGATGCTCAGTCGAATCTGGCACGGGGCGTACGTGAGGACATCACGCGATTTGTCGGACGACGCGCTGGCCCGGCTCCGTGTGATCGCGGCCGCGCGAAGTTGCAACCACCCGCTGGTGGTCAGTCACACATCCGCAGCTTTGTTGCATGAGCTCCCGCTCCTCAAGCCCTCCCACGCACGGGTGCATCTGCTGAACGGGCGCATCGGCGGCGGACGCATCGAGACCCGGCGGCACTTGCACGCCGGAAAGGCTGCTCCGGGTGAGGTCATCGAGGTCGATGGGATTGCGTTGACCAGCCTCGAGCGCACGGCGGTCGACACCGCACTCGCAGGGTCATTCGATCAGGCGCTGGTGACTTTCGACAGCGCGCTGAGAGCGGGCGCCGACCGAGACGTGATGTCTGCGATGGTCGAATCCTGCGGGCCCAAGCGCGGCGTCGGACCAGTTCGCACAGCGTTGGCGGCCGCCGACCAATTGGCTGAGACCGTCGGAGAGTCATGGAGTCGGGCGCAGATGCTGGCCAGCCGCGACATCCCGCGTCCGCGGCTCCAGCGCGAATTCTACACTCCGACAGGGGTTTCGTGGCCCGAGTGGATTTCGAGTGGGATGGTCGCCTGGTCGGCGAGTTCGACGGTTTGGTGA
- a CDS encoding DUF3349 domain-containing protein produces MTTSTQHENPFEAVLNWLRSGYPDGIPPRDYHPVLALLRRSLTDEQLDKVVDNLHDQISGPAPTTAEIRAAVAEVTRVEPDSEEVQRVSARLAAAGWPLANP; encoded by the coding sequence ATGACAACGAGCACGCAGCACGAGAACCCTTTCGAGGCGGTCTTGAACTGGCTGCGCAGCGGTTACCCCGATGGGATCCCGCCCCGCGACTACCACCCCGTGCTGGCTCTGCTCCGTCGATCACTGACCGATGAGCAGCTCGACAAAGTGGTTGACAACCTGCACGACCAGATCTCGGGTCCGGCACCCACCACAGCGGAGATCCGTGCCGCCGTGGCCGAGGTGACCCGTGTCGAACCCGACAGCGAAGAGGTGCAACGTGTTTCGGCCCGCCTCGCCGCTGCCGGATGGCCATTGGCCAACCCCTGA
- a CDS encoding DUF3349 domain-containing protein: MDRPQFLMRVVNWLRAGYPNGVPSGDYVPLVALLRRQLSEDEVKAVSRELIHQGQVTNEGPEPIKAVDAGVLITKITDELPFEADVARIRAHLEEQGWPFDPAPTPEQPGDDRPRG, encoded by the coding sequence GTGGATCGCCCGCAGTTCTTGATGAGAGTCGTCAACTGGCTACGCGCCGGGTACCCGAACGGTGTGCCGTCCGGCGACTACGTCCCGCTGGTGGCGTTGTTGCGCCGACAGTTGTCCGAGGACGAGGTGAAGGCAGTCTCACGAGAGTTGATTCACCAGGGCCAGGTGACCAACGAGGGGCCTGAACCCATCAAGGCAGTGGACGCCGGGGTGCTCATCACCAAGATCACCGACGAACTGCCGTTCGAAGCCGACGTCGCCCGGATCCGCGCGCATCTGGAGGAGCAGGGGTGGCCGTTCGACCCCGCCCCGACCCCCGAGCAGCCGGGTGATGATCGACCCCGTGGCTGA
- a CDS encoding 1,4-dihydroxy-2-naphthoyl-CoA synthase, producing the protein MSTPSDQPFDPTQWRVVDGFDDLTDITYHRHAGEGRVHGIVRIAFDRPEVRNAFRPHTVDELYRALDHARRSPDVGVILLTGNGPSEKDGGWAFCSGGDQRIRGRSGYQYAGGDTADTVDSARVKAEGGRLHILEVQRLIRTMPKVVIAVVNGWAAGGGHSLHVVCDLTLASREHARFKQTDADVGSFDAGYGSAYLAKQVGQKNAREIFFLGRAYDAEAMQRMGAVNEVADHAELESTAIEWAKTINGKSPTAQRMLKFAFNLTDDGLMGQQVFAGEATRLAYMTDEAVEGRDAFLEKRSPEWEEFPFYY; encoded by the coding sequence ATGAGCACACCATCTGATCAGCCTTTCGATCCAACGCAGTGGCGCGTCGTCGACGGTTTCGACGATCTGACCGACATCACCTATCACCGGCATGCCGGTGAAGGCCGGGTCCACGGCATTGTCCGGATCGCGTTTGATCGTCCTGAGGTGCGCAACGCTTTTCGCCCACACACGGTGGACGAGCTCTACCGTGCCCTCGATCACGCCCGGCGCAGCCCAGATGTGGGAGTCATCCTGCTGACGGGCAACGGCCCCAGCGAAAAAGACGGCGGCTGGGCCTTCTGCAGCGGCGGCGATCAGCGAATCCGCGGACGGTCCGGCTACCAGTACGCCGGTGGGGACACCGCTGACACTGTCGATTCCGCCCGGGTCAAGGCTGAGGGCGGTCGCCTGCACATCCTGGAAGTGCAGCGACTGATCCGCACCATGCCCAAGGTGGTGATCGCCGTTGTCAACGGGTGGGCGGCCGGCGGCGGTCACTCGCTGCATGTGGTGTGCGACCTCACCCTGGCGTCGCGCGAACACGCCCGCTTCAAACAGACCGACGCCGACGTGGGTTCGTTTGACGCCGGGTACGGCAGCGCATACCTTGCGAAACAGGTCGGACAGAAAAACGCTCGAGAGATCTTCTTCCTGGGTCGCGCCTACGACGCAGAAGCCATGCAGCGCATGGGGGCGGTCAACGAAGTCGCCGATCACGCTGAGTTGGAAAGCACCGCGATCGAATGGGCCAAGACCATCAACGGGAAATCGCCTACGGCTCAACGGATGCTCAAATTCGCGTTCAATCTGACGGACGATGGTCTGATGGGCCAACAGGTGTTCGCCGGCGAAGCAACCCGATTGGCCTATATGACCGACGAAGCCGTCGAGGGCCGGGATGCGTTCTTGGAGAAACGTTCACCGGAGTGGGAAGAGTTCCCGTTCTACTACTGA
- a CDS encoding oxygenase MpaB family protein, whose amino-acid sequence MSQNGQRMSREEMDSLDSSVFARSLLSMGRTMSTSNVIMQLANPAVGYGVARSKVENGRLDRHPIKRARTTGAYLAVAVFGNAEDRSRFRQAVNRQHVQVRSDDDSPVPYNAMNIDLQLWVAACLYFGWEDIYERVHGPLTGELREQFYQQGKVCGTTLQMPAEAWPANRDAFSEYWDEQTATISISDEVREFLLGIANFDYAHPAIKKRYGPVKYRRTIGYLPQPFREALRVPWTQADQEWFDDYVEKLAEKERRTPLWLSQLGFRLLLWDARMRSRLGRPLV is encoded by the coding sequence ATGAGCCAGAACGGTCAGAGGATGTCCCGGGAGGAGATGGACAGCCTCGACAGCAGTGTGTTCGCCAGGTCGTTGTTGTCGATGGGCCGCACGATGAGTACGTCGAACGTCATCATGCAGCTCGCCAATCCGGCGGTGGGTTATGGCGTGGCCAGGAGCAAGGTGGAGAACGGGCGTCTCGATCGGCATCCGATCAAGCGGGCGCGCACCACGGGGGCATATTTGGCGGTGGCGGTGTTCGGCAACGCCGAGGACCGCAGCCGGTTTCGACAGGCCGTCAATCGGCAGCATGTACAGGTCAGGTCAGACGACGACAGTCCGGTGCCGTACAACGCCATGAACATCGACCTGCAGTTGTGGGTCGCCGCTTGTCTGTACTTCGGCTGGGAAGACATCTATGAGCGGGTGCACGGTCCACTGACCGGTGAACTACGCGAGCAGTTCTATCAGCAGGGCAAAGTGTGCGGAACCACCTTGCAGATGCCGGCCGAGGCCTGGCCCGCCAACCGGGACGCGTTCAGCGAGTATTGGGATGAGCAGACCGCGACGATCTCGATCAGCGACGAGGTCCGCGAGTTTCTCCTCGGGATCGCGAACTTCGACTACGCGCACCCCGCCATCAAGAAGCGGTACGGTCCGGTGAAATATCGCCGCACCATCGGGTATCTGCCGCAACCCTTTCGGGAGGCTTTGCGTGTCCCGTGGACCCAGGCCGACCAGGAATGGTTCGACGACTACGTTGAGAAGCTGGCCGAGAAGGAGCGTCGGACCCCGCTGTGGCTCTCGCAGTTGGGTTTTCGTCTACTGCTCTGGGATGCGCGGATGCGCAGCCGACTGGGCCGACCGCTGGTCTGA
- a CDS encoding LLM class F420-dependent oxidoreductase: MKIGMAINYSGDFAETIDNLIDFEKVGLDRITVPEAYSFDAVSQLGYIAARTSTMELATGILPMYSRTPTNLAMTAAGLDYISGGRFVLGIGASGPQVIEGFHGVKYDAPVGRARENAEICRMVWRRERTEYNGKYYKLPFTKEDGGTGLGKPLKIINHPVRERIPMLLAAIGPKNVELAAELFEEWQPILFHPEHLSVAFGDALDKGNAKRAPELGKLGISVNTTALITDDEEQRQNALALVKHHAALYIGGMGARGKNFYNDLAVRYGYADAAKEIQDLYLDGKKQQAAAAVPDDLASGMSLIGPASFVKERLAAFESAGITTLLVAPATPGHADQVEQIRLLKEFVS; this comes from the coding sequence ATGAAGATCGGCATGGCCATCAACTACTCGGGAGATTTTGCCGAGACCATCGATAACCTGATCGATTTCGAGAAGGTCGGCCTCGACCGGATCACGGTGCCCGAAGCCTACAGTTTCGACGCTGTCAGCCAGCTCGGATACATCGCCGCGCGGACTTCGACGATGGAACTCGCGACCGGCATCCTGCCGATGTATTCACGTACTCCCACCAACTTGGCGATGACCGCGGCCGGGCTCGATTACATCTCCGGTGGACGCTTCGTGCTCGGCATCGGCGCGTCCGGTCCGCAGGTCATCGAGGGCTTCCACGGCGTCAAGTACGACGCCCCGGTTGGCCGCGCCCGCGAGAACGCAGAGATCTGCCGAATGGTGTGGCGGCGCGAGCGCACCGAGTACAACGGAAAATACTACAAATTGCCGTTCACCAAGGAAGACGGCGGCACCGGCCTCGGCAAGCCGCTCAAGATCATCAACCACCCTGTGCGCGAGCGAATCCCGATGTTGCTGGCAGCCATCGGCCCCAAGAACGTGGAGCTGGCGGCCGAACTCTTCGAGGAGTGGCAGCCGATTCTCTTCCATCCCGAGCACCTGTCGGTGGCGTTCGGCGACGCCCTGGACAAGGGCAACGCCAAGCGCGCGCCCGAACTCGGCAAGCTGGGCATCTCGGTGAACACCACGGCGCTGATCACCGACGACGAAGAGCAGCGCCAGAACGCTCTCGCCTTGGTCAAGCACCACGCCGCGCTGTACATCGGCGGCATGGGCGCCCGTGGCAAGAACTTCTACAACGACCTCGCCGTCCGCTACGGATACGCCGACGCCGCCAAGGAGATCCAGGACCTCTACCTCGACGGCAAGAAGCAGCAAGCCGCGGCAGCCGTCCCCGACGACCTCGCCTCCGGCATGTCCCTCATCGGCCCGGCGAGCTTCGTCAAAGAACGCCTCGCCGCCTTCGAAAGCGCCGGGATCACCACGCTCCTCGTCGCCCCCGCCACACCCGGCCATGCCGATCAGGTCGAGCAAATTCGTTTGCTGAAAGAGTTCGTCAGTTGA